ACGGGCCGTCGGTGTACGGGCCCTCCACGTCCAACCAGACCATCGGCTTGCCGCCGCCCGGCGCGGTGGGCAAGCGCGGCAGGGCGTACTCCGCGATCCGCACGCCGTACTGCCGCCCGCAGGTACTGGTCGGCGTACCGGTGCCGCAGACCTCCGTCCAGACCCGGCCGCCGGGACTGTCGCGGACGCCGGGCGCGTCGGTGTTCAGGTAGACCGACGGCTCGCCCGGAAGCGAGGACGCCCAGCTCCACTGCGCGGCGAAGCACTCGTTGTCGGTGAACGGCGCGCCGCGGGTCCGCCCGACGACGGCGAAGGCGCCACCCTCCGGCAGGTTGCTGGTCGTGGCGCCGCGCGTGGTGCACTGCGGCCAGGAGATGTCCCAGCCCTGTCCGGCGGCCGCGAACCAGCCGGCGAGGTCCACGACCAGGCTCAGCTCGCCACTGTTGTTGCGCACCGTCACGCGGCCGTCCCGGCCGACCTGCACGACCACCGCGTTGGGGACCGTCTGCCCGCCCACGGCGTTGAGGTTGCTGACCTCCGGCGGAGCGCCGCCGCTGGTGGGGTAGACGCGGACGTCGGTGCTGGCCGTCGCGCCCACCGCCGTCACGTTGAGCACGACCGCGCCGGCGACCGCGGGCACGGCGCCGCGCCCGGCGACGAGCAGGTCGTAGGTCGCTCCCGGGCCGAGCCTGAACGGCGGCGTCCCCGGGGCGCCGGCCGGATACAGCGGCGCGGGGGTCGTCTCCCGTGAGTCCAGCAGGCGGACCGGGTCCACCGGGTGGAAGGCGGCCCGCTCCGAGCCGCCGACGTACCAGCCGGCCAGGTCCGCGAGCAGGTGTGTGCGGCCGGCCGCGTTGCGCAGGTTCACCCGCGAGTCCTCGCCCACCGCCACCACCACGAGGTTCGGGACGGTGCGGCCGCGGGCGGCGTTGACGTTGCTGACCTCCGGGACCGCGCCGCCGCTGCGGGTGGGATAGACGCGGACGTCGGTGCTCGCGCTGGGGGCCACTGCCGTGACGTTCAGGACGATCGCGGTCGCGTCCGCCGGAACTCCGGAGGCGGCGCCGCGCCGCGCGGTCCGCACATCCAGCTCACGCACCTCGGCCGCCTCCAGCGGCGTGCCGTCACGGGTGTCGAGCAGCCGGACCGGCGCCTGCGGGACGTACGTGGACCCGGCGCGCGTCTCGTCGTAGTACCCGGACAGGTCCCCGACCAGGTGCAGCTGGCCGGCCTCGTTGCGCAGTCGCACCGAGCCGTTCCGGCCGACCTTGACGGTGACGAGGTTGGCCACGGTGGCGCCGGCGACGACGTTGAGGTTGCTGACCGTCGGCACGAAGCTGTCCGCTGGGGTGGGATAGACCCGCACGTCCGTGGCCGAGCTCGCCCTCGTCGCCGTCACGTTCAGGACCACCGCGGTCGCGGTGAGCGGCACCCGCACGCCGTCGGCCACCCGGAGGTCGAGGGTCCTGCCCGGCCCGACCGCAGCCTCGGGGGCACCCACCCCCTCCCGCGTGTCCAGCAGCCGCACCGGGTCCAGCGGCACGTACACCGCCTGGCCGGCCGCCGGCGTCGCGGCCACGGCCGGTGGCGCCGAGACGGCGGGCAGGGCGGCGAAGGCGAGCAGGGCGGCGAGCGGGAGACCGAGGCGTGTCACGCGCGGACGGTAGCGCCTGTCAGCCGGTCCGCGCCTGGCCAGCCTGCGGATCGCGCGCGTCGTAGGACCGGAAGCCCTTGGCGCCCGCGGCGATCGCCGCAGTGATGCCGACGACCGCCAGCCCACCGGCGACCGAGGAGTTCTGCAGGCCGATCAGCTCGGCGCCACCGCCTGCCCGCGCGTCGCCGAGGCGGGGTCCGCCGGCGACCACGATCAGGAAGACCCCACCGAGCCGGCCGCGCATCTCGTCCGGTGCGGCGGCCTGCAGGATCGCGGTCCGGAAGGCCGCTGAGACCATGTCGGCCGCCCCGGCCGCGGACAGCAGCAGCAGCGCCAGCCAGAGCAGGTCGGTGAGCCCGAACAGCGTGATGGCGGCGCCCCAGACCAGCACCGAGACCAGCACCGCCACCCCCTGGCGATGCACCCGGCCGAACCAGCCGGAGAACAGGGCTCCGAGCAGGGCGCCGGCCGCGAGCGAGGAGTAGAGCAGCCCGGCCGTCTGCTCACCGCCGCCGAACACCTCCTCGGCCAGCCCCGGGAACAGCGCCCGTGGCATCGCGAACACCATCGCCACCAGGTCGACGACGAAGGTCATGAGCAGCACCTGGCGGGTGCGCAGGAAGCTCAGCCCCTCGAGCACGCTGGCGGTACCCGCGCGGCGCCCGCCGCCGGTCGGCGGCATCGAGGGCAGCCCCGCGACGGCGACGAGCGCGGCGAGGAAGGTGACGGCGTCCAGGCCGTACGCCGCCTGGTAGCCCACCTGGGCCACCAGCACCCCGGCGATCAGCGGCCCGACCGTGACCGCGAGGTTGAACTCGACCAGCTTGAGCGCGTTGGCTGCGGGCAGCAGCTCGGTGCGCAGCAGCCGCGGCACGATGGCCTGACGCGCCGGACTGTCGACGGCCGAGCAGGCGGCCTGCCCCGCCACCACGACGTACAGCAGCCAGACCTGCCCGTAGCCGGCCGCCGCCTGCGCGACCAGCACCAGCGACAGCAGCAGCTGTCCGGAGGTGGTGACCAGCACCAGGCGCCGGCGGTCCACCGCATCGGCGATCGCCCCGCCGTACAGCCCGAACACGACGAGCGGCAGCAGGCCGGCCAGACCGACCAGGCCGACGGCGGCCGACGAGCGGGTCAGCGCGTAGACCTGCAGCGGCACCGCGACCAGCGTCACCCAGGTGCCGATGACCGAGACCGCCTCGCCGAGGATCAGCCGGCGGAAGGCCGGCGACTCCCGCAGCGGAGTGAGGTCCAGGGTCGCGCCGCGCAGCCGCGCCCCGATCCCCGTCTGCCTGCCCGGGCGGGTCACGGTGCGAGGCGCTCGAGGACCCAGCCGGCGTCGCCGAGGCGGTAACGCAGCCGGTCGTGCAGCCGGTCCGGGCGGCCCTGCCAGAACTCCACCGCCGAGGGCACGACCCGCAGCCCGCCCCAGAAGTCCGGCACCGGTACCTCTCTGCCCGCGAAGGCCGCCTCCAGGGCCGCCCGTCGCTGCTCGAGCACGCTCCGGCCGGGAAGCACCGTCGACTGCCGCGAGGCCCAGGCGGCGATCTGTGAGCCGCGCGGCCGGGAGCGGAAGTAGGCCTGCGTCTGTGCGCGCGTGACGTGCTCGACCGTCCCCTCCACCAGCACCTGCCGCTCGAGCTCCACCCAGGCGAACAACAGCGACGCGTGCGGATTGGCCAGCGCCTCACGCGCCTTGCGCGAGGTGAGGTTGGTGAAGACCACCAGACCGCGCTCGTCGTAGGCCTTGAGCAGCACCGTGCGGGCGCTCGGCACGCCCGCGGCCGTCGCGGTGGACAGCACCACGGCGTTCGGCTCGGTGAGGGCGGCCGCATCGGCGAACCAGCGGGCGAACTGCTCGCTCCAGGTCGGCGCCAGGTCCTGCTCGGACAACCCCGCACGCACGTAGTCCCGGCGCAGGTCGGCCACCGAGCGCTCGTCCGTCACCGCCGCGAGGCTAGCCGCGGACCGGCTCAGGGGCAGCCGGCAGGCCGATCCGCCGGTCCGGCAAGATGGACCGCGGACCTGACCGGTCCCACCGACCGCCCACCTCGCAGACGGGGAGCCGCTACATGGCCGACGAGACGTTGTTCAGGCCCGGACTCGAAGGCGTCGTCGCCTTCGCCTCGGAGATCGCCGAGCCCGACAAGGAGGGCAGCGCGCTCCGCTACCGCGGCGTGGACATCGAGGAACTCGTCGACAACGTCAGCTTCGGCAACGTGTGGGGTCTGCTCGTCGACGACAAGTTCAACCCGGGCCTGCCACCGGCCGAGCCGTTCCCGCTGCCGGTGCACTCCGGGGACATCCGGGTCGACGTGCAGTCCGCGATCGCGATGCTCGCCCCCGCCTGGGGGCTGCAGCAGATGCTCGACATCGACGTCGACCAGATCCGCGAGGACCTCGCGCGGGTGTCGGTCATGGCGCTGGCCTTCGTCGCCCAGTCGGCCCGTGGCCTCGGCAAGCCGATGGTCCCGCAGAGCGAGGTCGACAAGGCCAAGACGATCGTCGAGCGCTTCATGATCCGCTGGAAGGGCGACCCGGACCCCCGACACACCCGCGCCGTCGACGCCTACTTCGTGTCGGCCGCCGAGCACGGCATGAACGCGTCGACCTTCACCGCGCGGGTGATCGCCTCGACCGGCGCCGATGCCGCCGCGTCGATCTCCGGCGCCATCGGCGCGTTGTCCGGCCCGCTGCACGGCGGTGCGCCGTCCCGCGTGCTGACGATGCTGGACGAGGTCGAGCGCAGCGGTGACCCGGTCAAGTACGTCAAGGGTCTGCTCGACCGCAAGGAGCGGTTGATGGGCTTCGGGCACCGCGTCTACCGCGCGGAGGACCCCCGCGCGCGGGTGCTGCGCCGAACGGCGCAGGAGCTCGGCTCGCACCGGTACGACGTGGCCGACGCGCTCGAGAAGGCGGCCATCGAGGAGCTCACGGCGCGCTATCCGGACCGACCGCTGCGCACCAACGTCGAGTTCTGGTCCGCGGTCGTGCTCGACTTCGCCGAGGTGCCGGCGCACATGTTCACCTCGATGTTCACCTGCGCCCGCACCGCCGGCTGGAGCGCGCACATCCTGGAGCAGAAGAAGCTGAACAAGCTGATCCGCCCGTCGGCGAAATACGTCGGGCCGGCGCCGCGGCCGGTCGGCGACGTCGACAGGGACACCCTGCCGGCCGGGAACCAGGTCTAGCCGATGACCGTACAGATCCCCCAGGACCTGCTGCCGCAGGACGGCCGGTTCGGCGCCGGCCCGGGCAAGGTACGACCGGCGCAGCTCGAGGCGCTCGTCGCGACCGGCCGGTCCTACCTCGGCACCTCCCACCGGCAGGCGCCGGTGCGCGACCAGGTCGGACGGCTGCGCAGCGGACTGCGCGAGCTGTTCGCGCTGCCGGAGGGCTACGAGGTCGTGCTCGGCAACGGCGGCGCGACCGAGTTCTGGGACATCGCGACGTTCGGCCTGATCGCGCACCGGTCGCAGCACCTGAGCTTCGGCGAGTTCAGCTCCAAGTTCGCGGCGGCTGCGGCGGCGGCGCCGTTCCTGGCCGACCCGTCGGTGCGCAAGAGCGACCCTGGCACGCACCCGCTGCCGGTCGCCGAAGCGGGCATCGACCTCTACGCGCTGACCCACAACGAGACCTCGACCGGCGTGATGATGCCGGTCCTGCGGGTGGCGGGCGCCGACGAGGGTGCGCTGGTGGCCGTGGACGCGACCAGCGGCGCGGGGGGTCTGCCGGTCGACGCCGAGCAGTTCGACGTCTACTACTTCTCGCCCCAGAAGTGCTTCGCCTCCGACGGGGGGCTGTGGATCGCGCTGATGTCCCCCGCCGCGCTCGAACGGGTGGCCGCGGTGCGGGCCTCCGGCCGCTGGGTGCCGGCGTCGTACGACCTGACGATCGCGCTCGACAACTCCAGGCTGGACCAGACCTACAACACCCCTGCGCTCGCGACCATCTTCCTGATGGCCGAGCAGGTCGACTGGATGAACGCCCAGGGCGGGCTCGACTGGGCCGTCGCACGCACCCGCGACTCGAGCGACCGGCTCTACGGCTGGGCGCAGAAGTCGGCGGTCGCCTCGGCGTTCGTCAGTGATCCCGCCATGCGCTCGCAGGTCATCGGCACCATCGACTTCGATGCGTCGGTGGACGCCGCGCAGGTGGCGAAGGTGCTGCGCAGCAACGGAATCGTCGACACCGAGCCCTACCGCAAGCTCGGCCGCAACCAGCTGCGGATCGCGATGTTCCCCGCGGTGGAGCCGGCGGACGTGGAGGCGCTGACCGGCTGCATCGACTACGTGGTGGAGAGGGTGTCCTGACCCCGCCGCCGCCGCTGCGGCAGGCGTGGGTGCCGCGCGTCCTGAACGTCGCGCTGGCCGTCCTCCTGCTGCTGCTGGTCGCGCCGGTCGTGACCGAGTTCGGCGGCAAGCGGTGGTACGTCCAGGCCTTCTTCGTCGGCTTCGCGATCCCCGTCTTCCTGCTGGTCGCCGCCTGCCTGAGCTCAGCCGCCCGGCCCGGCTCGCTCGGCCGGGCGGCGCGCGGCCGCCGGAGGCGCGCCGGGCGCGGCGTCGAGGTCGAGCCGCCGCACGTGGACGTGCGGCCGGCGGCGCACCAGGTGCGGCTCGAGCCGCAGCGACCGGACCCGCGTCATGACGACGGCGGCGACGACTCCTGACAGGGCGGTGACGATCCCGCCTGCGACGATGCTGGTGCGCGGCCCGAACGCCTCGGCGACGGCGCCGACGAGCGGCCCACCGATCGGCTTGCCGCCGACGAAGACCAGGATGTAGAGGGCCATCACCCGACCGCGGACCTGCGGCGCGGTGCCGAGCTGGACGATCGCGTTCGCGGAGGTCGTGAAGACGAGCGCGACCGTGCCGGTGGGCACGAGCAGCAGGGCCATCGACGGATAGGTCGGCGCCAGCCCGACGGCGACCACCAACAGTCCGAGGGCGCCCGCACCGGCGAACAGCGTGCGCTGGCGCGGTGGCCCCCTGCGACGGGCACTGACCAGGGCACCGAGCAGCGACCCGGCGGCGAAGCAGGCCGACAACAGCCCGTACGCACCGGCGTCGAGTTGGAAGACGCCCTTGACCACCAGCGCCAGGGTGATCTCGAAGTTCAGCCCGAAGGTGCCGACGAGGAAGACCAGCACCATGGGCACCAGCAGGTCCGGCCGGGAGCGGACGTACGACAGGCCCTCGCGCAGCTGGCCCTTCGCCCGGGTCAGCCGCTGGGACGGGTAGAGCTCGGCGGTCCGGATCGCCCGCAGACCGAGCAGCACCGCGACGTAGGACAGCGCGTTGGCGGCGAAGACCCAGCCGGTGCCGACCGCGGCGATCGCCAGCCCCGCGACCGCCGGCCCGATGATCCGGGCCGAGTTGAACGTCGCGCTGTTCAGGCTGACCGCGTTGGGCAGGTCGTCCGAGCCGACCATCTCCGACACGAACGCCTGCCGGACGGGCGTGTCGACGACCGACGCGAGCCCAAGACCGAAGGCCAGCGCGTAGACCTGCCACAGCTGCACGATGCCGCTGAGGTCGAGCACGGCGAGGACGAGCGCGAGCCCACCCATGGCCGCCTGCGCACCGATGAGCAGCATGCGTTTGTCGTAGCGGTCGGCCAGGACTCCGCCGTACAGCCCGAACAGCAGCACCGGCAGGAACTGCAGCGCGGTGGCGATGCCGAGGGCCACCCCGGAGTTGCCGGAGAGCTCGAGGACCAGCCAGCTCTGCGCCACGCGCTGGGCCCAGGTGCCGGACAGGCTGACGACCTGGCCGGCCGCGAACAGCCGGTAGTTGCGGACCCGCAGCGAGCGGAAGGTGCCGCCGCCCGGCCGCCCGCGCTCCGGGCTCATGACCACACTCATGTCGAGGCCAGCCGGTCCAGGAGGGCGGCTGCACTGCGCAGGATGTCGCGGTCCGCGGGGTCGAGCTCGCGCAGCCGATGGGCCAGCCACGCCTCACGGCGGCGCCGGTCCTCGCGCAGCAGCGCCACGCCCTGCGGGCTGGCGGCGAGCAGGACCTGCCGCCCGTCGGTGGGGTGACCGGTGCGGGTCACCAGCCCGGCGGCCTCCAGCGAGGCCGCCACCCGGGTCATCGACGGCGGCTGCACCCGCTCGGCGGCGGCCAGCTCGCTGGGCGTCAGCGGGCCGTGCCGCTCGAGGGTGGCCAGCGCCGCCAGCTGCGACAGGGTCAGCGAGCTGTCGGCGCGCTCCGAACGCATCCGCCGGGCCAGCCGCATGACGGCCAGGCGCAGTGTGCTGGCGAGGGCGGTGTCGGAGACGGGAGCCATACCCGCGACAACTCCTTCGCGCCGCTAAGGATTCCCTGAGCGGTTCAGCCGATCAGGATTGCCTCGAGCGGGCCGATGCCGAAGTAGACGAGGAACAGCGCCGCGATGACCCACAGCAGCGGGCTGACCTCGCGCGCCTTGCCCTGCGTCGCCTTGAGCAACGCGTAGGTGATGAACCCGGCGCCGATGCCGTTGGTGATCGAGTAGGTGAAGGGCATGAGCACGATGGTGAGGAACGCCGGGATCGCGACCGCGTAGTCGTCGAAGTCGATGTTGCGGATCTGGGTGAGCAGCAGGAAGCCGACGACCACCAGCGCCGGTGCCGCAGCCTCGAACGGCACGATCGTGACCAGCGGTGTCAGCAGCAGGGCGACCAGGAACAGCAGGCCCGTGACGACACTGGCCAGTCCGGTACGCGCGCCGTCACCGACGCCGGCAGCGGACTCGATGTAGGTCGTGTTGGAGGAGGCCGAGGCGGCGCCACCGGCCATGGCGGCCAGCGAGTCCACGAGCAGCACCGAGTCGGCACCCGGCAGGCGGCCCTCCTCGTCGAGCAGCCCGGCCTCCTGCCCGACACCGACCACCGTCCCCATCGTGTCGAAGAAGTCGGCCAACATCAGCGTGAACACGAGCAGCAGGGCGGCCACGACGCCCACCCTGGCGAAGCCGCCGAACAGCGAGAACTGGCCGAGCAGCGACAGGTCGGGCAGGTCCACGACCGACTCCGGCAGGGCTGGGACATTGAGCTGCCAGCCGCGCTCGTTCACCTCCTCGGGCGAGACGAACGAAGGGCCGACATCGAAGATCGCCTCGACCACGATGGCCAGGACGGTCGTGAACACGATGCCGATCAGGATCGCTGCGGTCGTCTTCCGGGCGACCAGGACGGCCGTGACGAGCAGCCCGAGCACGAAGACCGCGGTCGGCCAGCCGGTGAGTTCGCCGCTCGATCCGAGCTGCAGCGGCACCGGAGTGTTCGCCGCGTCCGGGATCCGCCGGACGAAACCGGCATCGACGAAGCCGATCAGGGCGATGAACAGGCCGATGCCCACACTGATGGCGGTCTTGAGCTCCAGCGGGATCGCGTTGAAGACCGCTGTGCGGAAGCCGGTGAGGACCAGGAGGGCGATCACGAAACCCTCGAGGACCACCAGCCCCATGGCGTCCGCCCAACTCATCTGCGAGGCGACGGAGAAGGTCACGAAGGCGTTGAGCCCGAGCCCGGTCGCGATGGCGAACGGGTAGCGGCCCCACACCCCCATCAGGAGGGTCATGACGGCGGCGACCAGCGCGGTGACGGCAGCGACCTGCGGGATCCCCAGAGTGCGCCCGTCGGCGTCGGGCACCGTGCCGATGATGAGCGGGTTGAGCACCACGATGTAGGCCATCGTGAAGAAGGTGGTGAGCCCCCCGCGTACCTCCGTGCGGACGTTCGACCCGCGCTCGGTGATCTTGAAGTAGCGGTCCAGGCCGTTGCGCGGCGGGGTCGTCGTCCCGCTCTCCTGCGTGGTCATGCGCAGAGGGTGCCAGACGCAGGTTCGCGCGGCGTACCGTGTCGGCGTGCCGAGCCGAAGCGGAAGCCGTACCGGCCCTGTCCCCCTCGAGACCGACGACGTCAAGCTGGTGGCGGTCGGCACGACGCTGTGGGCGCTCGGTCTGCTCGTGCTCGTCGTCCTGCGGCTGACCGGCGCCGCCGAGGTCCGTACCTGGTGGATGGGCATGTGCGGCTACGGGATCGCCCTCGGGCTGTACGGCATCCACTACTGCCGACGGCGCCGCGACGCCCGTACCCGGCCAGCCGCAGGTGGCTGAGCTCACGGTCCGGCAGCGTGCGGTCCTGCGTGCGCTGGTGGACACGGCGGTCCCGTCCCTGCAGGTCAAGGACGATCCGCACGGCTTCTGAGCGCTGTCCGGCTCCGCCGTCGGCGCCGACGTGGCGCTCGAGCAGGCGCTGACGCAGCTGCCGGAGGTCGACCGGGCCGGTATCGCCCAGCTGCTGAACGGCCTGGGGATGCTCGGCTTCCAGCGCCAGGGGCGCCGGACCCGCGAGGCGGATGGGCACCGACCCGACGACCTCGGTGGCGCAGGTCACCGGTGAGCTGCACGACGTCGGCGGTGTCTGGGTCGGCGACACCAGCGCGTTCCCGACGGCGTCCGGTGCGAACCCCATGCTCACCTGCATGGCTCTGGCGCACCGCACGGCCGAGTACATCAGCGGCGCGCGCGTCGTCGCCGACCGGTCCGCGCCGAACACCCGCGACAGCGCCCCCGCCGCCTGAAGGGCACTGCGGACCACTCGCGCGACAGCATCTTCG
The Mycobacteriales bacterium genome window above contains:
- the pdxH gene encoding pyridoxamine 5'-phosphate oxidase translates to MTDERSVADLRRDYVRAGLSEQDLAPTWSEQFARWFADAAALTEPNAVVLSTATAAGVPSARTVLLKAYDERGLVVFTNLTSRKAREALANPHASLLFAWVELERQVLVEGTVEHVTRAQTQAYFRSRPRGSQIAAWASRQSTVLPGRSVLEQRRAALEAAFAGREVPVPDFWGGLRVVPSAVEFWQGRPDRLHDRLRYRLGDAGWVLERLAP
- the serC gene encoding phosphoserine transaminase codes for the protein MTVQIPQDLLPQDGRFGAGPGKVRPAQLEALVATGRSYLGTSHRQAPVRDQVGRLRSGLRELFALPEGYEVVLGNGGATEFWDIATFGLIAHRSQHLSFGEFSSKFAAAAAAAPFLADPSVRKSDPGTHPLPVAEAGIDLYALTHNETSTGVMMPVLRVAGADEGALVAVDATSGAGGLPVDAEQFDVYYFSPQKCFASDGGLWIALMSPAALERVAAVRASGRWVPASYDLTIALDNSRLDQTYNTPALATIFLMAEQVDWMNAQGGLDWAVARTRDSSDRLYGWAQKSAVASAFVSDPAMRSQVIGTIDFDASVDAAQVAKVLRSNGIVDTEPYRKLGRNQLRIAMFPAVEPADVEALTGCIDYVVERVS
- a CDS encoding MFS transporter, yielding MTRPGRQTGIGARLRGATLDLTPLRESPAFRRLILGEAVSVIGTWVTLVAVPLQVYALTRSSAAVGLVGLAGLLPLVVFGLYGGAIADAVDRRRLVLVTTSGQLLLSLVLVAQAAAGYGQVWLLYVVVAGQAACSAVDSPARQAIVPRLLRTELLPAANALKLVEFNLAVTVGPLIAGVLVAQVGYQAAYGLDAVTFLAALVAVAGLPSMPPTGGGRRAGTASVLEGLSFLRTRQVLLMTFVVDLVAMVFAMPRALFPGLAEEVFGGGEQTAGLLYSSLAAGALLGALFSGWFGRVHRQGVAVLVSVLVWGAAITLFGLTDLLWLALLLLSAAGAADMVSAAFRTAILQAAAPDEMRGRLGGVFLIVVAGGPRLGDARAGGGAELIGLQNSSVAGGLAVVGITAAIAAGAKGFRSYDARDPQAGQARTG
- a CDS encoding MarR family transcriptional regulator, whose product is MAPVSDTALASTLRLAVMRLARRMRSERADSSLTLSQLAALATLERHGPLTPSELAAAERVQPPSMTRVAASLEAAGLVTRTGHPTDGRQVLLAASPQGVALLREDRRRREAWLAHRLRELDPADRDILRSAAALLDRLAST
- a CDS encoding NCS2 family permease; amino-acid sequence: MTTQESGTTTPPRNGLDRYFKITERGSNVRTEVRGGLTTFFTMAYIVVLNPLIIGTVPDADGRTLGIPQVAAVTALVAAVMTLLMGVWGRYPFAIATGLGLNAFVTFSVASQMSWADAMGLVVLEGFVIALLVLTGFRTAVFNAIPLELKTAISVGIGLFIALIGFVDAGFVRRIPDAANTPVPLQLGSSGELTGWPTAVFVLGLLVTAVLVARKTTAAILIGIVFTTVLAIVVEAIFDVGPSFVSPEEVNERGWQLNVPALPESVVDLPDLSLLGQFSLFGGFARVGVVAALLLVFTLMLADFFDTMGTVVGVGQEAGLLDEEGRLPGADSVLLVDSLAAMAGGAASASSNTTYIESAAGVGDGARTGLASVVTGLLFLVALLLTPLVTIVPFEAAAPALVVVGFLLLTQIRNIDFDDYAVAIPAFLTIVLMPFTYSITNGIGAGFITYALLKATQGKAREVSPLLWVIAALFLVYFGIGPLEAILIG
- a CDS encoding MFS transporter; the protein is MSPERGRPGGGTFRSLRVRNYRLFAAGQVVSLSGTWAQRVAQSWLVLELSGNSGVALGIATALQFLPVLLFGLYGGVLADRYDKRMLLIGAQAAMGGLALVLAVLDLSGIVQLWQVYALAFGLGLASVVDTPVRQAFVSEMVGSDDLPNAVSLNSATFNSARIIGPAVAGLAIAAVGTGWVFAANALSYVAVLLGLRAIRTAELYPSQRLTRAKGQLREGLSYVRSRPDLLVPMVLVFLVGTFGLNFEITLALVVKGVFQLDAGAYGLLSACFAAGSLLGALVSARRRGPPRQRTLFAGAGALGLLVVAVGLAPTYPSMALLLVPTGTVALVFTTSANAIVQLGTAPQVRGRVMALYILVFVGGKPIGGPLVGAVAEAFGPRTSIVAGGIVTALSGVVAAVVMTRVRSLRLEPHLVRRRPHVHVRRLDLDAAPGAPPAAARRPAERAGPGG
- a CDS encoding citrate synthase 2, with protein sequence MADETLFRPGLEGVVAFASEIAEPDKEGSALRYRGVDIEELVDNVSFGNVWGLLVDDKFNPGLPPAEPFPLPVHSGDIRVDVQSAIAMLAPAWGLQQMLDIDVDQIREDLARVSVMALAFVAQSARGLGKPMVPQSEVDKAKTIVERFMIRWKGDPDPRHTRAVDAYFVSAAEHGMNASTFTARVIASTGADAAASISGAIGALSGPLHGGAPSRVLTMLDEVERSGDPVKYVKGLLDRKERLMGFGHRVYRAEDPRARVLRRTAQELGSHRYDVADALEKAAIEELTARYPDRPLRTNVEFWSAVVLDFAEVPAHMFTSMFTCARTAGWSAHILEQKKLNKLIRPSAKYVGPAPRPVGDVDRDTLPAGNQV
- a CDS encoding GMC oxidoreductase, whose protein sequence is MGTDPTTSVAQVTGELHDVGGVWVGDTSAFPTASGANPMLTCMALAHRTAEYISGARVVADRSAPNTRDSAPAA